A window of the Erpetoichthys calabaricus chromosome 10, fErpCal1.3, whole genome shotgun sequence genome harbors these coding sequences:
- the LOC127529410 gene encoding neuritin-like, protein MGETAAGKAPGSALVLTWAVLFTAAVSAEVKCGSIYKGFSDCVLKLGDSMAMYREEDSAERGLQIICRPTLWTQV, encoded by the exons ATGGGAGAGACGGCAGCCGGCAAAGCTCCGGGAAGTGCGCTCGTCCTCACCTGGG CAGTGCTCTTCACAGCAGCTGTCTCTGCGGAGGTGAAATGTGGCAGCATTTACAAAGGATTTTCAGACTGCGTGTTGAAACTTGGAGACAGCATGGCCATGTATCGGGAAGAAGACAGTGCTGAGCGCGGATTGCAGATAATATGCAG